The following are encoded in a window of Flavobacteriales bacterium genomic DNA:
- the purD gene encoding phosphoribosylamine--glycine ligase, with translation MNVLLIGGGGREHALAWKMAQSSLLDELWVSPGNPGTLRHGRNVDLDLKDQKKLRAFLLEKRIRIVVVGPEAPLVDGLHDRIADDPELAGIVTVVGPRAEAARLEGSKDFAKEFMFRHNIPTAAYRTFLKGQHQQAVDHLASMSPPYVIKADGLAAGKGVVITDDLRAATTTVKDMLSGKSFGSAGERVVIEQFLKGVELSAFLITDGESFKMLPAAKDYKRIGVGDTGPNTGGMGAVSPVPFADKDFMQKVHDRVAAPTIRGLRMDGIPYSGFLFMGLMNVGGDPYVIEYNVRMGDPEAQAVLARLRSDLLDVFEGIATGTLSESHVDVDDRTAVSVVLASEGYPGRTENGRPITGLELVRNAYVFQGGTAEKNERLVTNGGRVMTVTALGKDLEQAMLNAYANAALISYEGKTMRPDIGSDLVRNKQGSAQPSAKAGV, from the coding sequence ATGAACGTATTGCTCATCGGTGGCGGCGGCAGGGAACACGCGCTGGCCTGGAAAATGGCCCAGAGTTCCCTGCTGGACGAATTGTGGGTCTCGCCCGGCAACCCGGGCACCCTGCGCCATGGGCGCAATGTGGACCTGGACCTGAAGGACCAGAAGAAGTTGCGTGCCTTCCTGCTGGAGAAGCGCATCCGGATCGTGGTGGTGGGTCCTGAGGCGCCCCTGGTGGATGGTCTGCACGACCGCATCGCCGACGATCCCGAATTGGCGGGTATCGTCACCGTGGTCGGCCCACGTGCCGAAGCGGCAAGGCTGGAGGGTTCGAAGGATTTCGCCAAGGAGTTCATGTTCCGCCACAACATCCCCACGGCCGCGTACCGCACTTTTCTCAAGGGGCAGCACCAGCAGGCCGTCGACCATCTCGCAAGCATGTCGCCGCCCTATGTGATCAAGGCCGATGGCCTGGCCGCCGGCAAGGGCGTGGTGATCACCGACGACCTGCGCGCTGCCACCACCACCGTTAAGGACATGCTCTCGGGCAAGAGCTTCGGCAGCGCCGGTGAGCGTGTGGTGATCGAGCAATTCCTCAAGGGCGTCGAGCTCAGCGCCTTCCTCATCACCGATGGGGAGTCCTTCAAGATGCTCCCGGCCGCCAAGGACTACAAGCGCATCGGCGTGGGCGATACCGGCCCCAACACCGGCGGCATGGGCGCTGTATCGCCGGTGCCCTTCGCCGACAAGGACTTCATGCAGAAGGTGCACGATCGCGTCGCGGCGCCCACCATCCGCGGCCTGCGCATGGACGGCATCCCTTACAGCGGCTTCCTGTTCATGGGGTTGATGAACGTGGGCGGCGACCCCTACGTGATCGAATACAACGTGCGCATGGGCGATCCCGAGGCCCAGGCCGTGCTGGCCCGCCTGCGCAGCGACCTGCTGGACGTGTTCGAGGGTATCGCCACCGGCACCCTGAGCGAAAGCCACGTGGATGTGGACGACCGCACGGCGGTGAGCGTGGTGCTGGCCTCAGAGGGCTATCCCGGCAGAACGGAGAACGGCCGCCCCATCACCGGACTGGAACTCGTACGCAACGCCTACGTGTTCCAAGGTGGCACAGCCGAAAAGAACGAACGGCTGGTGACGAACGGCGGCCGCGTGATGACGGTGACGGCCCTGGGCAAGGATCTGGAACAGGCCATGCTGAACGCCTACGCGAACGCGGCCTTGATCAGCTATGAGGGGAAAACGATGCGGCCCGATATCGGCAGCGACCTGGTGCGCAACAAGCAGGGTTCTGCGCAGCCCAGTGCCAAAGCCGGGGTGTAG
- the purQ gene encoding phosphoribosylformylglycinamidine synthase subunit PurQ codes for MRTGVVIFPGSNCDEDMIQVLSSVTGREVERLWHKEHDLKKVDLVVLPGGFSYGDYLRSGAIARFSPIMTEVASHAAKGGLVLGVCNGFQVLCEAGLLPGALLHNEGQRFIAKNVFIRPATRKTVLTAAVPDRALKIPIAHGEGRYHADGATLRSLHEGDQVIFRYCDAEGRITETANPNGSKENIAGICNAARNVFGMMPHPERAADERLGNTDGRSLFESLLQAVAA; via the coding sequence ATGCGCACAGGCGTCGTCATCTTCCCGGGATCGAATTGCGACGAGGACATGATCCAGGTGTTGTCCAGCGTGACGGGCCGTGAGGTGGAGCGCCTCTGGCACAAGGAGCACGACCTGAAAAAGGTGGACCTGGTGGTGTTGCCCGGTGGTTTCTCCTACGGCGATTATCTGCGCAGCGGGGCCATCGCGCGCTTCTCGCCGATCATGACGGAGGTGGCCTCGCATGCCGCGAAAGGCGGTTTGGTGCTGGGCGTCTGCAACGGATTCCAAGTGCTGTGCGAAGCGGGCCTGCTGCCAGGCGCGCTACTGCACAATGAAGGGCAGCGCTTCATCGCGAAGAACGTGTTCATCCGCCCGGCCACCCGCAAAACAGTGCTCACCGCCGCCGTCCCCGACCGTGCCCTGAAGATCCCCATCGCGCATGGCGAAGGGCGCTACCATGCCGACGGTGCCACGCTGAGGTCTTTGCATGAGGGCGACCAGGTGATCTTCCGGTATTGCGACGCCGAGGGGCGCATCACCGAGACGGCCAACCCGAACGGCAGCAAGGAGAACATCGCGGGCATCTGCAACGCCGCACGCAACGTGTTCGGCATGATGCCCCACCCGGAGCGCGCAGCCGATGAACGCCTGGGCAACACCGACGGCCGCTCGCTCTTCGAGTCGCTGCTGCAGGCCGTGGCCGCCTGA